The Bacteroidota bacterium sequence GGGTTTGGTGATAATTTCAGGATAACACCCGAAAATAAGTCGATGTTCTATTAGCCGCTTTTCATCAATAAGTCCGTGGTGCTCGACCATCTCACCAAACGAAATTGGATAGAGAAGGTATTCATATTTTCTGCCTGTAAGCGGCTCGTTAGTTTTGTTGGCTAATTCAAAAGCTGATGACCCGGTTGCAATTACTTGCACATCTTTCAGATTGTCAGCGAATAGTTTTAACGTAATTCCTATGTTCGGAATACGCTGAGCTTCATCTATGAATACAATTTTATGTTTACCAATAATTGATTTCAATTTCGTTGAGGTTGTATTGCTCAACATCTCTCTCACATCTGGCTCATCTCCGTTGAGGAGGAGCGATGGTAATGATTGAGCATTGAGAACCGACTGAATCAGTGTAGTTTTACCTGATTGCCTTGGTCCAAGTATAATTATGACTTTTCCCTTAAAAAGGCGCTCTGTTATTTGTTTTTGTAATAGACGTTTTATCATATTTTGCGGTTGTAACCGCACAACAATATAATATATTGCGGTTGAAAACGCAAATCAGTAGTAAAAACGATAGATATTAGGGTTTCTAATTATTATGGTGTGGAAAAAAAACGCCCGATCTATTAAGAGCGGGTGCCATACCCTCCACAAATTGGTTATGTGCGACTCACTTGCTTAACCCCCCGAAGGTTACCCGTGTTTTGTCTTAGTAAACCTTCGGGAGGTTTGCGCTGTCTTACTTCATCAAAATTAATTTCTTGGTTTCTTCTTGTTTGCTTCTTGTAATAAAGTTCGGTAATTTAATAATGAGATCATTTTAATGGAATTAGCGCACGTGGTTATCAGATTCTCAAGACATGCAAAACGAAGAATAACGCTTTATAGGATTCAACAAATTGATATTGAAAATTCGATAGAAAAACACATGAAATCAGAGAAATTAATCTTTGGCAGGCACGAGTTTATTGATGAAGGATTGAAAGAAAAATATAGATTGCCAGTTAAAATAGTTATTGATATTGGTAAAGACTTAATAACCGTGATTACTGCTTATCCCTTGAAGAAAGGAATTATATAATGAAAATATATTATGATAAAGAAATAGATGCAGCGTATATCGAATTATCAACAGAAAAACCGGAAGGTGTTATTGAGATTAAAGAGGGTGTACATCTCGATATTACAGCCGACAACCGAATTGTTGGCATTGAATTTTTGGATGCTTCTAAAAAGATTTCACTTTCTTCATTATTTGAATACCAAGTAGCTGAAGATTTGGTTCATATTTAATTCAGAGTTCATTAAATAATAAAAGCGCCCGATCAATACGACTCGGGTGCTATACCCTCCACCATTCTCTAATCCACAAAATAGATTTCTTAGTGTCTGGAGTTGGGAGGGAGTTCCAACTTCCGACCAATCACGGTCAGTCGGCAGTAGAACTTCCTCCTAGTCAATGGTCATGTGTAATTCACTCTCTTGGTAAAACCTCCGACTTCTCAATGAGTTGAGTTATCAACTGGCGAGAGAAATTCTATGTAAGAAGTTGGAGGTTTATCAGTTCTATTTCATCAAAATTAATTTCTTGGTTTCGACGTAATCAGTCGCTTGCCGATCATTGATGGAGTGGGCTTGCAATCGATAGAAGTACACACCACTCGTCAAACCTGAAGCGCTGAAATTCACCTCGTGATACCCAGCTTCTTGCTTTCCATCCACAAGCAACGCCACTCTTTGACCAAGCGTGTTAAAAACACCCAGGCTTACATGCGATGCTTGCGGCAAAGCGTACTTGATTGATGTAGATGGATTGAAGGGGTTGGGATAGTTATGGTACAGAGCGTATTCTCTCGGAAATTGTTTATCCCCTTCAGCCATTCCGGTTATGATCGTATTGCTGAACGGACTCAAATTTTCGTGGATATCCATCGCGCGGACTGCGTAGTAACTGTTTCCAGGCAGTGGGCTTTGGTCAACATATTGTGTGTCTATCGTTGTTCCAAGCTCTACCAAATTAGCCGGAGATGTCCCTCGGTATAATACGTAGCTGTGGAGATCGCTCTCGCTGTTCGCATTCCAGTGCATGCTTACCTGTCCTGCGGCAAACGATGCCACGAAGCCT is a genomic window containing:
- a CDS encoding DUF2283 domain-containing protein; protein product: MKIYYDKEIDAAYIELSTEKPEGVIEIKEGVHLDITADNRIVGIEFLDASKKISLSSLFEYQVAEDLVHI